The DNA sequence CCCCGACGGCCTCGGTGATGATCTCTGGGGCTGTCGAGTCGATCTCGCCGATCTCCAGGTCGGCCGTGCCGTCCCGGAGCGGGTCGGACCGCATGTCCGGCTCGGGGAGGAAGCGGAGGCGGACACCGGGTGCCTCGGTTCCGAGCCGGTCGAGGAGATCGACCCCGATCGCGGTGATGAGCAGGTCGCTGCTGAGGATCGTGAACGTCCGAGTCAGCGTCGCCGGGTCGCTCGGCTGGGCCGGTGCGAAGACCGCCTGGGCGCGCAGAACCAGGTCGTGCACTTCGGCGCGCATGGCGAGTGCCCGGGGTGTCGGCACCATGCTGTGACCGGCCCGAACCAGGACGGGGTCGTCGACCGTGCGGCGGATCCGCCCGAGCGTGCGGCTCATCGCGGACTCGGTCAGGTGCAGCCGGCGGGCCGCCGCGCTGACGCTGAGCTCTTCCAGTAGTGCGTCCAGGGCAACCAGCAGGTTGAGGTCGACACCGGACAGGTCGGATTGACTCTGGTGCACTAATTAACTGTACAAGTTGCATTTGAAGTCAGATCGTCTTCTTTCTACAGTTGTGGTGAGCGTTCGAAGGCAGGCCCGCGGCCTTGCCCAGGCCGGCCCGCGGAGCCGCTCGGCCCACCGGCCCACCGGCCCGCGCAGATCGGTGGCTTGCGGCCCGCCCAGCTG is a window from the Parafrankia irregularis genome containing:
- a CDS encoding LysR substrate-binding domain-containing protein; protein product: MHQSQSDLSGVDLNLLVALDALLEELSVSAAARRLHLTESAMSRTLGRIRRTVDDPVLVRAGHSMVPTPRALAMRAEVHDLVLRAQAVFAPAQPSDPATLTRTFTILSSDLLITAIGVDLLDRLGTEAPGVRLRFLPEPDMRSDPLRDGTADLEIGEIDSTAPEIITEAVGEERAIAVVRAGHPLTTGPVTLARLAAARHVTASRRGRLSGPMDEMLAAHGLRREVAAAVPTHAAALVLVANSDLVSIAPIRLGRAQLDVLGLVPLDLDLRLPPLLLSQAWHPRHDADGQHRWLRGRVRDCLRQALAGGSAAVGPDVVTRPVAG